Proteins from one Streptomyces sp. NBC_00289 genomic window:
- a CDS encoding cytochrome P450 encodes MTPESHSLTGTDPTPGPPPGCPAHGRGPGGLHRLYGPDAEDLGSLYEQLREEHGPVAPVLLHDDVPMWLVLGHAENLHMVRTPSQFCRDSRIWTPLLDGMVKPDHPLMPHIAWEPICSHTEGDEHLRLRGAVTGAISTIDHRGARRHINRYTQRLVNEFCEEGAAELVSQFAEHLPMAVLCEILGMPEEYNDRMVQAARDMLRGTETAIASHAYVMGALQRLAVRRRAQPEDDFASHLVNHPAGLTDDEVTKHLWVVLMAAYEATANLIANVLRMVLTDPRFRAQLNGGQMTVPEAVEQSLWDEPPFSTVFAYFAKQDTELGGRRIRKGDGLLFGIAPGNIDPRVRPDLAANMQGNRSHLAFGGGPHECPGQDIGRAIADTGVDALLMRLPDVELDIDEDELSWTESLASRHLVEMPVRFEPKPQQDVLQKPSHAPVPPQRAAWQVSTPRPQPVQPATPAPEPAPRPAPAPQQTVPAPEPARPMGAWRRFLLWWRGY; translated from the coding sequence GTGACGCCTGAATCCCACTCCCTCACCGGTACGGACCCCACGCCCGGCCCGCCGCCCGGATGCCCCGCCCACGGCCGCGGCCCCGGGGGGCTGCACCGGCTGTACGGCCCGGACGCGGAGGACCTGGGCTCCCTGTACGAGCAACTGCGCGAGGAGCACGGCCCGGTGGCGCCCGTGCTGCTCCATGACGACGTGCCGATGTGGCTGGTCCTCGGCCACGCCGAGAACCTGCACATGGTGCGCACGCCCTCGCAGTTCTGCCGGGACAGCCGCATCTGGACCCCCCTCCTGGACGGCATGGTCAAGCCCGACCACCCGCTCATGCCGCACATCGCCTGGGAGCCCATCTGCTCCCACACCGAGGGCGACGAGCACCTGCGGCTGCGCGGCGCGGTCACCGGCGCCATCTCGACCATCGACCACCGCGGCGCCCGCCGGCACATCAACCGCTACACCCAGCGCCTCGTCAACGAGTTCTGCGAGGAGGGCGCGGCCGAACTCGTCAGCCAGTTCGCCGAGCACCTGCCGATGGCCGTGCTGTGCGAGATCCTCGGGATGCCCGAGGAGTACAACGACCGCATGGTGCAGGCGGCCCGCGACATGCTCCGGGGCACCGAGACGGCCATCGCCAGCCACGCCTACGTCATGGGCGCCCTCCAGCGGCTCGCCGTCCGCCGCCGGGCCCAGCCCGAGGACGACTTCGCCAGCCACCTCGTCAACCACCCGGCGGGCCTCACCGACGACGAGGTCACCAAGCACCTGTGGGTCGTCCTCATGGCGGCCTACGAGGCCACCGCCAACCTCATCGCCAACGTGCTGCGTATGGTCCTCACCGACCCGCGCTTCCGTGCCCAGCTCAACGGCGGCCAGATGACGGTGCCCGAGGCGGTCGAGCAGTCCCTGTGGGACGAACCGCCGTTCAGCACGGTCTTCGCCTACTTCGCCAAGCAGGACACCGAACTCGGCGGCCGGCGCATCCGCAAGGGCGACGGGCTGCTCTTCGGCATCGCGCCGGGCAACATCGACCCGCGGGTGCGCCCCGACCTGGCCGCCAACATGCAGGGCAACCGCTCCCACCTCGCCTTCGGCGGCGGCCCGCACGAGTGCCCCGGTCAGGACATCGGGCGCGCCATCGCCGACACCGGCGTCGACGCCCTGCTGATGCGCCTGCCGGACGTCGAACTCGACATCGACGAGGACGAGTTGTCCTGGACCGAGTCGCTGGCCTCACGCCACCTGGTGGAGATGCCGGTCCGCTTCGAACCGAAGCCGCAGCAGGACGTGTTGCAGAAGCCGAGCCACGCTCCCGTGCCGCCCCAGCGCGCCGCCTGGCAGGTCAGCACCCCGCGACCGCAGCCCGTGCAGCCCGCGACACCGGCGCCGGAGCCCGCGCCCCGGCCGGCCCCCGCCCCGCAGCAGACCGTGCCCGCGCCCGAACCGGCCCGCCCGATGGGTGCCTGGCGACGCTTCCTGCTGTGGTGGCGCGGCTACTGA